In Bdellovibrionales bacterium, the following proteins share a genomic window:
- a CDS encoding ABC transporter permease, which translates to MKFGGRHTNNLLTIPNWSMGALAVWHRNLICFRYSILVSIFWIAFEPLIYLLAIGYGLGFFVEEVDGTPFVKFFFPALLASSGMFVSFLEGSYGGFSKLTTQKTYQVILLAPIEPAEIVLGEILWATSKGFLSSTIVAAVGATQGLVDTWLVLPALFVAALLCWVSSSFGLLLTSYAKTYDWFIYAQSGFMIPMSLFCGTYFPLEHLPPFIQNLAYLLPLTHAVMATRALLTGEMPSIIFLNLGILFVIGFLLSNWATHRLTKQIFH; encoded by the coding sequence ATGAAATTTGGAGGAAGACACACAAATAATCTACTTACCATTCCGAACTGGAGCATGGGAGCCCTTGCTGTTTGGCATCGAAATCTCATTTGCTTCAGATATAGCATTCTTGTTTCAATTTTCTGGATTGCCTTTGAGCCGCTCATTTATCTTTTAGCAATTGGCTACGGATTGGGGTTTTTCGTTGAGGAGGTCGATGGGACCCCCTTTGTAAAGTTCTTCTTCCCGGCCCTCCTCGCATCCTCCGGAATGTTCGTCTCTTTTCTGGAGGGTTCCTATGGTGGTTTTTCCAAACTGACAACACAAAAGACCTACCAAGTCATCTTGTTGGCTCCCATTGAGCCTGCCGAAATTGTCTTGGGAGAGATTTTGTGGGCGACCTCAAAGGGATTTCTGAGTTCCACAATTGTGGCCGCCGTGGGTGCTACGCAGGGACTGGTCGACACATGGCTAGTTCTGCCAGCCTTGTTTGTGGCTGCTCTCTTGTGCTGGGTATCCTCATCTTTCGGACTACTTCTCACATCTTATGCGAAAACCTATGATTGGTTTATTTATGCGCAGTCAGGGTTCATGATTCCGATGTCATTGTTTTGCGGTACCTATTTCCCCCTTGAACATCTTCCCCCCTTTATCCAAAATCTCGCCTATCTTCTCCCTCTCACTCACGCCGTGATGGCGACTCGAGCACTCCTCACGGGAGAAATGCCCTCTATTATTTTTCTCAATCTTGGAATTCTTTTTGTAATTGGATTCTTACTATCCAACTGGGCAACTCATCGGCTCACAAAGCAGATATTCCACTAA
- a CDS encoding ABC transporter ATP-binding protein encodes MAVVIEARNLVKRFSHNNNTAVNGMNLQIREGECFGILGPKGAGKTSAMKMMYCNSPITSGELFVFGLDVKTNARKIKSQIGVLPEANSLDNEFSVLDNLLVHSRYFGIPQRQARTKARELLRFVHLEEFDGRLVESLKIGMQRRLALARSLINSPKVVFLDEPTQGLDMQEKRWISEIIGQLKGQGKVILLSTDQLEEAEDLCDRVMIIDKGKILCEGPPLTLIHKYVGVEVIEFYIPMDEMEYFLRKVRDKFEYQVMNQRLRLFIKPGQSGRTVIPDIESNNIVVRKASLEDVFLRIAGYELPKDR; translated from the coding sequence ATGGCGGTGGTCATAGAAGCACGCAACCTAGTCAAAAGATTTTCTCATAATAACAACACCGCAGTTAACGGTATGAATCTTCAGATCCGAGAAGGAGAGTGTTTCGGTATTCTTGGTCCAAAAGGAGCAGGAAAGACCTCAGCGATGAAAATGATGTATTGCAATTCCCCCATTACTTCGGGAGAGCTCTTCGTTTTTGGATTAGATGTAAAAACCAATGCTCGCAAAATCAAAAGCCAGATTGGCGTGCTTCCAGAGGCCAATTCTCTGGATAACGAGTTCAGTGTTCTGGATAATTTGCTCGTCCACTCTCGCTACTTCGGCATACCTCAGAGGCAGGCCCGCACAAAGGCACGTGAACTGTTGCGATTCGTGCACTTGGAAGAGTTTGACGGCCGGCTGGTTGAATCTCTAAAAATAGGAATGCAGCGTCGCCTGGCTCTCGCGCGCTCTCTTATCAACAGTCCAAAAGTTGTCTTTTTGGACGAGCCCACTCAGGGGCTAGACATGCAGGAAAAACGATGGATTTCAGAAATTATTGGCCAATTGAAAGGCCAAGGCAAAGTGATTCTCTTGTCTACAGACCAATTGGAAGAAGCCGAAGATTTGTGCGATCGAGTCATGATCATTGACAAGGGAAAAATTCTTTGTGAAGGACCTCCTCTCACACTCATTCACAAATACGTTGGAGTTGAGGTGATTGAGTTTTACATTCCGATGGACGAAATGGAGTATTTTCTAAGAAAAGTAAGGGACAAATTCGAATATCAGGTCATGAATCAAAGACTTCGTTTGTTTATTAAACCCGGACAAAGCGGCAGAACCGTTATTCCCGACATTGAAAGTAATAATATCGTCGTTAGAAAGGCCTCTCTAGAAGACGTTTTTCTAAGGATTGCTGGGTATGAATTACCGAAAGACAGGTGA
- a CDS encoding cyclic nucleotide-binding domain-containing protein, with product MAEKNVLQNAYLFKELNPEQVELISSISQIRVYPPQDKIFTEGDVARAAYFIKYGSVRILQKTQSGEGMEVATLGTGSHFGEMAFLDGEKRSATAVAIEKTTIVEVPYNSLKVLMDANPIIAVTFYRELAHFLAGRLRITTNDLGFAREKNLSHF from the coding sequence ATGGCAGAAAAGAATGTTTTACAAAATGCCTACCTTTTTAAAGAACTCAATCCTGAACAGGTGGAACTGATAAGCTCTATTTCACAGATCCGCGTTTACCCTCCGCAAGACAAAATCTTCACCGAAGGGGACGTGGCGCGAGCGGCCTATTTTATCAAATACGGATCAGTTCGCATCCTCCAGAAAACCCAATCAGGAGAAGGCATGGAGGTCGCAACCTTGGGTACAGGAAGCCACTTTGGCGAAATGGCTTTTCTTGATGGCGAAAAGAGATCCGCGACTGCCGTCGCCATTGAAAAAACAACAATCGTAGAAGTCCCTTATAACAGTCTCAAAGTTTTGATGGATGCCAACCCTATTATCGCAGTGACGTTCTATCGTGAATTGGCACATTTTCTAGCTGGGCGATTGCGGATTACGACGAACGACCTTGGTTTTGCGCGCGAAAAGAATCTCAGTCACTTTTAA
- a CDS encoding MCE family protein — protein MKAETKVGILFLVAVALVIAFAYFLGVLNPFSNTSDLTVAYNFAGGIEVGSPVRVMGIKVGKVKSIDFSPDLKMKNGEEVKLKISIQVDKTAWKTLRQDSRFYINLAGVIGEKFLEITPGSSSQSALEPGTIVRGEDPPRIDQLISQSYGLAGKIIEFVDKNQGSVVDTIEMMNRLVTNLNKTLQLLDRATSNKEAEKLVKNLIVISDNVAHLTQDLRGPEAEKTLALLNKLIWRLESLDKGAIKKFLQEEGIKAKLF, from the coding sequence ATGAAAGCAGAAACTAAGGTCGGGATTTTATTTTTAGTGGCTGTCGCATTGGTGATAGCTTTCGCCTATTTTCTTGGAGTTCTTAATCCATTCTCAAACACCTCCGATTTGACCGTGGCATATAATTTTGCCGGAGGAATTGAAGTGGGTTCACCCGTGCGAGTGATGGGAATCAAAGTCGGCAAGGTTAAGTCGATTGATTTTTCCCCTGATCTAAAAATGAAAAATGGGGAAGAAGTAAAGCTTAAGATTAGTATTCAAGTTGATAAAACTGCTTGGAAAACTCTGCGCCAGGACTCACGCTTTTACATCAATCTTGCGGGGGTCATTGGTGAGAAATTTTTGGAAATTACCCCTGGATCCTCAAGTCAGTCCGCTCTGGAGCCTGGAACTATTGTTCGAGGGGAAGATCCCCCACGCATCGATCAGCTCATTTCTCAAAGTTACGGGCTGGCCGGAAAAATAATCGAATTTGTCGACAAAAACCAGGGATCCGTGGTCGACACCATTGAAATGATGAATCGTTTAGTTACAAATTTGAATAAAACTCTCCAACTACTCGACAGGGCGACCTCAAACAAGGAAGCCGAAAAATTGGTCAAAAATCTCATCGTTATTTCAGACAACGTGGCGCACTTAACCCAGGATCTGCGAGGCCCTGAAGCTGAGAAAACGCTGGCCTTGCTCAATAAATTGATCTGGCGCCTCGAAAGTCTAGATAAAGGCGCGATCAAGAAATTTCTCCAAGAAGAAGGCATCAAAGCTAAGTTATTTTGA
- a CDS encoding ABC transporter permease, translating into MGFSTLIAQTLGRTISPPFRPKDILRQIVFVAYESTPIVVFCVSFAAVVTIIEASFHMKLVIKNDALVPGFAALLILRELGAVVSALLVTSRVGAGLAAEVASMRVTEQIDALRMLGIDPVRFLVVPRFVACIIGGILLSVIANLVCLLCAMIVSQASLGYSLGSFLMSMRTFVSFQDLIFSTVKGACFGATIPLFSCFYGFRCKPGAEGVGLATTSSVVSTSVAIIIIDFVLSWLFTHFY; encoded by the coding sequence ATAGGATTCTCAACCTTGATAGCTCAAACCTTGGGTCGAACTATTTCTCCCCCGTTTCGTCCCAAGGATATCCTTCGCCAAATCGTGTTTGTTGCTTACGAAAGCACACCCATTGTCGTCTTCTGTGTCAGCTTCGCGGCCGTCGTGACGATCATTGAGGCCAGTTTTCACATGAAGCTCGTCATAAAAAACGATGCTTTGGTTCCAGGCTTCGCGGCCCTTCTCATACTTCGCGAACTGGGCGCCGTGGTATCAGCCCTATTGGTCACATCTCGCGTTGGTGCAGGACTCGCCGCAGAAGTCGCCAGCATGCGAGTCACCGAACAAATCGATGCCCTCCGAATGCTCGGAATTGACCCCGTCCGATTTCTGGTCGTCCCCAGATTTGTCGCATGCATCATCGGAGGAATTCTACTGAGCGTAATCGCCAATCTCGTCTGCCTCCTTTGCGCGATGATTGTCAGCCAAGCGAGTCTCGGATATTCTCTCGGCAGCTTTTTGATGTCCATGCGGACTTTCGTAAGTTTTCAAGATCTCATATTTTCCACGGTCAAGGGGGCCTGTTTCGGCGCCACGATCCCATTGTTTAGTTGTTTTTATGGGTTCCGCTGTAAACCAGGAGCAGAAGGCGTCGGCCTGGCCACCACAAGTAGTGTAGTTTCAACATCTGTAGCCATAATTATTATTGATTTTGTACTTTCTTGGTTGTTCACTCATTTTTACTAG
- a CDS encoding NAD-dependent epimerase/dehydratase family protein, which translates to MKALITGATGFVGTWLTRDLCRRGLEVRILFRGSELPLEFKSLPIEVAHGDITSIESLERAVRGVNLVFHLAGLVGYSRSMRSAMERVNVQGTANILRAAQAEEGIRLLHMSSVTAIGASFDRIPLNENSQFNLSHLDLGYFETKREAESLVKMAVEDGRVDAVIVNPSTIYGAGDALKGSRGTQIKVAKGIFPYYTGGGVNVIAVEDLIPSLWAAVTKGRTGERYILSGDNLLIKDLFGIIADEAGVRAPHIFLPNVLVHGIGKIGDILEKFGMKGPLNSETAWTSTLFHWFDSSKARNELGLKTRPAREAISQSIRWMKVQHVI; encoded by the coding sequence ATGAAAGCTTTGATAACCGGAGCAACGGGATTTGTGGGAACTTGGTTGACCCGAGATCTTTGTCGGAGGGGTCTTGAAGTGCGCATTCTATTCAGGGGGAGTGAGCTTCCACTTGAATTCAAGAGTTTGCCAATTGAAGTGGCTCATGGAGATATCACTTCAATCGAAAGCCTGGAAAGAGCCGTTAGGGGAGTGAATTTGGTTTTTCATTTGGCTGGGCTTGTTGGTTATTCTCGATCGATGCGGAGCGCAATGGAGCGAGTCAACGTTCAGGGAACGGCAAATATCTTACGGGCGGCCCAGGCAGAGGAGGGAATAAGATTGCTGCACATGAGTTCAGTGACGGCAATTGGCGCGAGTTTTGATCGAATTCCCTTAAACGAGAATTCGCAATTCAATTTGTCACATCTCGATTTGGGTTATTTTGAAACCAAGCGAGAAGCAGAATCACTGGTAAAGATGGCAGTTGAGGACGGGAGAGTGGACGCAGTTATTGTGAATCCCTCGACGATTTATGGCGCAGGAGATGCTCTCAAGGGCAGTCGCGGGACGCAAATCAAGGTAGCGAAAGGGATATTCCCCTATTATACTGGCGGGGGGGTCAATGTCATAGCCGTTGAGGATCTGATACCGTCCCTGTGGGCGGCTGTTACCAAGGGACGAACGGGAGAACGGTACATTTTGAGTGGTGACAATCTGTTGATTAAAGATCTCTTTGGCATCATAGCGGATGAGGCGGGGGTTCGAGCTCCCCATATTTTCCTGCCAAATGTGCTTGTGCATGGGATTGGAAAGATTGGAGATATTTTAGAAAAATTTGGAATGAAAGGACCTTTAAACTCTGAAACAGCCTGGACATCAACTCTCTTTCACTGGTTTGATTCGAGCAAAGCTAGAAATGAGCTTGGGCTGAAGACGAGACCTGCGAGGGAAGCGATTTCTCAAAGTATCAGGTGGATGAAAGTACAACATGTTATTTAA
- the dusB gene encoding tRNA dihydrouridine synthase DusB yields MTETSLLKYLQDNPFLLAPMAGITDCAFRSFMREMGCGAVITELVSANGLHYESTRTGQLMKFEESQRPVGIQLFGENIGHLAEAAKLTESLGVDFVDLNFGCPVPKVVNKGAGSGVLRDLNHLSRILAAVKKAVSIPVTIKIRTGWDEKNRNSAEVVRIASEEGITWVTIHGRTRSAGYSGKADWEYISDVKRMSSLPVIGNGDLTSASTAVARLQSSRCDAVMIGRGCLKNPWIFREAASLFRGESQPIDRDFGLIFQNLCAHLESHFPERIVLLQLKKLAGWFSAGYPDSSRFRRELFSSKEKVELKDRIGLYFDSVKELVQADTGEEAFLMGGHG; encoded by the coding sequence ATGACTGAAACAAGCCTCCTCAAATATCTGCAAGATAATCCATTCCTCCTTGCACCAATGGCCGGGATTACTGACTGCGCCTTTCGTTCCTTTATGAGAGAAATGGGTTGCGGAGCCGTCATCACCGAATTGGTCTCGGCCAACGGGCTTCATTATGAAAGCACCAGAACCGGACAACTCATGAAGTTTGAAGAGTCTCAAAGGCCCGTTGGAATCCAACTATTTGGTGAAAATATTGGACATTTGGCCGAGGCCGCGAAGTTAACAGAGAGCTTGGGAGTGGATTTTGTCGATCTTAACTTTGGTTGTCCCGTTCCTAAAGTTGTCAATAAGGGAGCTGGATCTGGTGTCCTTCGGGACCTGAATCATCTCTCAAGAATTTTGGCTGCAGTCAAGAAAGCCGTCAGTATCCCCGTCACCATAAAAATTCGCACAGGATGGGATGAAAAGAATCGAAACTCGGCCGAAGTTGTGCGCATCGCAAGCGAAGAAGGAATCACCTGGGTCACAATACACGGACGAACTCGATCCGCTGGCTATTCGGGCAAGGCCGACTGGGAATATATCTCTGATGTCAAAAGAATGAGTTCCCTTCCTGTTATTGGAAACGGTGACCTCACTTCTGCAAGTACCGCTGTCGCAAGGCTCCAATCCTCACGCTGCGATGCTGTGATGATCGGAAGGGGATGCCTGAAGAATCCCTGGATTTTCCGTGAAGCAGCTTCTCTCTTTCGAGGCGAATCACAACCTATCGACCGAGATTTTGGTTTAATTTTTCAAAATTTATGCGCTCACTTGGAATCTCATTTTCCCGAAAGGATCGTCCTCCTTCAATTGAAGAAACTAGCTGGATGGTTTTCTGCGGGCTATCCAGATTCCAGTCGGTTTCGACGAGAATTATTCTCAAGCAAAGAGAAAGTTGAATTAAAAGATCGCATTGGGCTCTATTTTGATTCTGTAAAAGAATTGGTGCAGGCGGATACGGGTGAAGAAGCTTTTCTGATGGGCGGTCATGGCTAG
- a CDS encoding cystathionine gamma-synthase: protein MKRAVELGFETRAIHSGQSPDPTTGAIMTPLYLSSTYVQESPGKHRGYEYSRTSNPTRKAFENCIASLEGGKHGFAFASGCAAATVIMHLLKTGDHVIAGDDMYGGSFRLFDKVIRHFGIEFSFVDLTNPICFEESIRPNTKLIWLETPTNPMLKLTDIGALTAICQKHNILSAVDNTFMSPYFQNPLALGADMVVHSTTKYISGHSDIVGGVIVTSRDDLAEKLAFLSNSMGPVGSAFDAFLSLRSLKTLAIRMRAHEENAQVLANLLENHPKVEKVLYPGLASHPQHDLAKRQMRGFGGMITLYIKGGLEPARRFLESVKIFSLAESLGGVESLIEHPAIMTHASVPPEIRRSLGIDDGLVRLSVGIETLSDLIQDLEQALDKI, encoded by the coding sequence ATGAAGCGAGCAGTCGAATTGGGATTTGAAACAAGAGCCATCCATAGCGGACAATCTCCGGATCCAACGACAGGGGCTATCATGACCCCTCTCTATTTGTCCTCCACTTATGTGCAAGAATCTCCCGGAAAGCACAGAGGCTACGAATACAGTCGAACCTCGAACCCAACTCGGAAGGCCTTTGAAAATTGCATAGCTTCTCTTGAGGGCGGAAAGCACGGCTTCGCTTTTGCTTCAGGCTGCGCGGCTGCAACGGTTATTATGCATTTACTCAAAACCGGAGATCATGTCATTGCTGGAGATGACATGTATGGGGGGAGTTTCCGCCTTTTTGATAAGGTCATTCGGCACTTTGGTATAGAATTCAGCTTTGTTGATCTCACGAATCCAATCTGTTTTGAGGAATCCATTCGACCAAATACAAAACTGATCTGGCTGGAGACCCCAACCAATCCAATGCTCAAGTTGACTGACATTGGCGCACTCACCGCTATTTGCCAAAAGCACAATATATTGTCGGCCGTGGACAATACATTTATGAGTCCCTATTTTCAAAATCCACTCGCCTTGGGCGCAGATATGGTGGTTCACTCGACGACTAAATATATTAGCGGACACAGCGATATCGTGGGTGGAGTGATTGTTACTTCGCGGGATGATCTGGCAGAAAAACTTGCCTTCCTGAGTAACTCAATGGGCCCTGTAGGTTCGGCATTTGATGCCTTTCTTTCCTTGCGAAGCCTCAAGACGCTCGCCATAAGAATGAGAGCCCACGAAGAAAATGCTCAAGTTCTTGCTAACTTGCTAGAAAACCATCCAAAAGTTGAAAAAGTTCTCTATCCTGGTTTGGCCTCTCATCCCCAGCATGACCTCGCAAAGAGGCAGATGCGGGGTTTTGGAGGAATGATCACTCTCTATATAAAAGGAGGACTTGAGCCCGCTCGCAGATTTCTAGAGTCTGTTAAAATTTTCTCATTGGCAGAGAGTTTAGGGGGAGTGGAATCACTGATTGAACATCCAGCGATCATGACTCATGCAAGCGTGCCTCCCGAAATCCGAAGGTCCTTAGGCATCGATGACGGCCTGGTGCGCTTAAGCGTGGGGATAGAAACCCTAAGTGATTTGATCCAGGACCTCGAACAAGCGCTTGATAAAATTTAA
- a CDS encoding flagellar FlbD family protein: MIIVHRLNGAPLHINSDLILHIEATPDTVITFNDNRKLPVSESIETIKNHIINFKRACFQREIGDFSLLPSTFSTDQTEMQE; the protein is encoded by the coding sequence ATGATCATTGTACATCGACTAAACGGGGCTCCACTCCATATTAATTCCGATCTTATTCTGCACATCGAAGCCACTCCAGACACTGTCATCACGTTCAACGATAATAGAAAATTACCTGTGTCGGAATCAATTGAGACGATTAAAAATCATATTATAAACTTCAAAAGAGCTTGTTTTCAGAGGGAAATAGGTGATTTTTCACTGCTGCCTTCCACTTTTTCAACTGACCAAACCGAAATGCAG
- a CDS encoding transglycosylase domain-containing protein, with the protein MAILLGFLLATLPDVGELRNCLTTSMNRVELCSKSQSYVRLANISPLVIDAVLASEDASFFSHDGFDWFEIRESFETNVKRGRIARGGSTITQQLVKNVFLDKEKSFIRKIREALLTKEVEKKFSKQDILEKYLNVVEFGPNIFGIKAATQYYFQKLPSQANLLEASFLAFLLPNPKGHHVYFKKGNLTDYARKRILGICTRLYRFKKISSADWEIASFRLMDFPWKGLIWEKTEMMDTVDEILKDETGNSDFEIPVIEEEMPANDSEIQN; encoded by the coding sequence ATGGCAATATTATTAGGTTTTCTTCTGGCAACTTTACCAGATGTGGGGGAGTTGCGAAATTGTTTAACCACTTCGATGAATCGAGTAGAGCTTTGCTCTAAGAGTCAATCCTATGTTCGCCTGGCAAATATTTCTCCTTTGGTTATCGATGCCGTTCTTGCTTCGGAGGATGCCTCATTTTTTAGTCACGATGGATTTGACTGGTTTGAAATTAGGGAAAGTTTTGAGACGAACGTAAAAAGGGGGAGAATTGCTCGCGGAGGATCCACCATTACCCAACAGTTGGTAAAAAACGTGTTTCTCGATAAAGAGAAAAGTTTTATTCGAAAAATTCGTGAAGCTTTGTTGACGAAGGAAGTTGAAAAGAAATTTTCTAAACAAGATATTTTGGAGAAATATCTCAATGTTGTCGAGTTTGGTCCCAACATTTTTGGAATCAAGGCGGCAACGCAGTACTATTTCCAGAAATTACCCTCACAGGCAAATCTTCTTGAGGCTTCGTTTTTGGCGTTTTTGCTTCCTAACCCAAAGGGCCATCATGTCTACTTTAAGAAGGGAAATCTAACAGATTACGCACGCAAGCGAATTCTTGGTATTTGTACGCGACTTTACCGATTTAAAAAAATTTCGAGCGCCGATTGGGAAATCGCGAGCTTTAGATTGATGGATTTTCCTTGGAAGGGCTTAATATGGGAAAAGACAGAAATGATGGATACTGTTGACGAGATATTAAAGGATGAGACGGGAAATTCGGACTTTGAAATCCCAGTCATTGAAGAGGAAATGCCAGCAAATGATTCTGAAATTCAAAATTAG